The Aureispira anguillae genome contains a region encoding:
- a CDS encoding HNH endonuclease family protein has product MIKLFPIPTPAKLTPEIAQALTLEFIKTKKAVWKGHNIPKTLLKMSHQKCCYCECHIEEESKYMEVEHFCHKDEYNFLVLEWSNLLPSCKRCNTTKGNHDVYLSPIVKPTKDKPKEHLCYYEFRLYPKTTLGGNTIEVLDLNNSTRLVIPRFKLGEILKEQLINLIELTREFDSGKSTSTKRKNRIVGTLERLMREAIPSAVYSAIMATILLKDDCYQQTKAIFKKHQLWTTEFQELEQQAKFCALDLK; this is encoded by the coding sequence ATGATTAAGCTATTCCCTATTCCAACTCCTGCCAAACTAACGCCAGAAATAGCACAAGCGTTAACCTTAGAATTTATAAAAACGAAAAAAGCAGTTTGGAAAGGGCATAACATTCCAAAGACATTACTAAAAATGTCTCATCAAAAATGTTGTTATTGTGAATGTCATATTGAAGAAGAAAGCAAATACATGGAGGTGGAACATTTCTGCCATAAAGACGAATACAATTTTTTGGTCTTAGAATGGTCCAATTTACTCCCTTCTTGCAAGCGTTGTAATACCACAAAAGGAAACCATGACGTTTATCTTTCCCCCATCGTCAAACCAACTAAAGATAAGCCTAAAGAACATCTTTGCTACTACGAATTTCGTTTATATCCCAAAACTACTTTAGGAGGCAATACAATCGAGGTGCTTGATTTAAACAATAGTACTCGGTTAGTGATTCCTAGATTTAAATTAGGGGAAATACTAAAAGAACAATTAATCAACTTAATAGAATTAACAAGAGAATTTGATAGTGGCAAAAGTACAAGTACTAAAAGAAAAAATAGAATTGTAGGTACCTTAGAACGTCTTATGAGGGAAGCAATTCCTAGTGCTGTGTATTCAGCCATTATGGCTACCATTTTATTAAAAGACGATTGTTACCAACAAACAAAAGCAATTTTCAAAAAACACCAGCTTTGGACAACAGAATTTCAGGAATTAGAACAACAAGCGAAATTCTGTGCACTGGACTTAAAATAA
- a CDS encoding AAA family ATPase gives MINEDTTSQAVYFTSLSIEGVNCFKKKQTIDLTDGKGNPAMWTVILGNNNTGKTTLLRCLALLESEYEDGGYSPRLTYFLPTSANAILSEIESTLNIDIDDVWSYSEENFRNALAATYTEDDRLANLIIDAYGTQRKEGKGKFLGYKLENRTESLFKDDVDSIINAEEWFLGIDYNALKGGQKFSQNLLQIKTALISILPDIKDIEINEDGERRVHFITNTDEKVLVNQLGSGYQSLVTWIVDFAKRMFDRYPKSDNPLAEPAIVLVDEIDLHLHPEWQRKIVSFLRNRFPKTQFIVTAHSPLVIQSADDINVVVLQKNEETDEVTIYQPKETNFQGWTVEEILSDLMGMGDKIHSNAYLKWMKQFDKALDQEDYNSAKEAYEELSKIVYSSATLKMLKLQMTSLMPN, from the coding sequence ATGATAAATGAAGATACGACTTCTCAGGCTGTTTATTTTACTTCTTTGAGTATTGAAGGGGTCAACTGTTTTAAGAAAAAACAAACCATTGATTTGACAGATGGCAAGGGCAATCCTGCTATGTGGACGGTTATTTTGGGAAATAATAATACAGGAAAAACGACACTTTTGAGATGTTTGGCTTTATTAGAAAGTGAATATGAAGATGGCGGCTATTCACCACGATTAACATATTTCCTTCCTACCTCTGCTAATGCTATTCTATCTGAAATTGAAAGCACACTTAATATCGACATTGATGATGTTTGGTCTTATTCAGAAGAAAATTTTAGAAATGCCCTTGCAGCTACCTATACTGAAGATGATAGATTAGCCAATCTGATTATAGATGCCTATGGCACTCAACGAAAAGAAGGAAAAGGAAAATTTTTAGGCTATAAATTAGAAAATAGAACAGAATCTTTATTTAAAGATGATGTAGATTCTATTATTAATGCCGAAGAATGGTTTTTGGGGATAGACTATAATGCACTTAAAGGAGGACAAAAATTTAGTCAAAATCTATTGCAAATAAAAACGGCTTTAATTTCTATTTTACCAGATATAAAAGATATAGAAATCAATGAAGATGGTGAAAGACGGGTTCACTTTATCACCAACACAGACGAAAAAGTACTGGTCAATCAACTGGGATCAGGTTATCAAAGCCTAGTTACATGGATTGTGGATTTTGCCAAGCGCATGTTTGATCGCTATCCAAAAAGCGATAACCCACTAGCAGAACCTGCAATCGTTTTGGTCGATGAAATAGATCTACACTTGCATCCCGAATGGCAGCGCAAAATCGTATCGTTTTTACGAAATAGATTCCCAAAAACACAATTTATTGTTACCGCTCATAGCCCATTGGTCATTCAATCTGCTGACGATATTAATGTGGTGGTTTTACAAAAAAATGAGGAAACAGATGAAGTAACCATTTACCAACCTAAAGAAACCAATTTTCAAGGCTGGACGGTCGAAGAAATTTTGTCAGACTTGATGGGTATGGGAGATAAAATACATTCTAATGCCTACCTCAAATGGATGAAGCAATTTGACAAGGCCTTAGACCAAGAGGATTACAACTCTGCAAAAGAAGCTTATGAGGAATTATCAAAAATAGTCTACTCTTCTGCTACGCTAAAAATGTTAAAACTACAAATGACTTCTTTAATGCCTAACTAA
- a CDS encoding AAA family ATPase — translation MSQVTVNVPVLVQQIDVNNQQQYHISPVFFPNPIAVNRRYEEAVSLFKKEVRDHFKGLKIGRANADYLLWYMFSPQMTHKIIKMDFIAGKQSVKGAFSIIYFRLQNKVFVCLPSFNSFVFVLEEDQASFKGIAAQTQLMIEKLLRVYKKNAGVVTLDMESYYASSGEFVTSLEFKVNAAHNNFRFEQTPDDWMFAFFGGQEDFDGAEELGKVGVNLNELYPVHLKRAWEREELVQQLSGIIYQQENTPIVLVGEEGVGKHSIIHEIVYRFCEAWDKPDADKMSRLWQIDPTRIIAGMSVVGMWQKRFEAILQHLKNRQKGGETDKILISNVVAMLRIGKSSQNSMTLSDVLKPYLEKRLLQVVLVATAEEWKIIQEKDRRFTDLFQVIRINEPQLETAVKMILEKRKRLELQHQCTISIPAVRQLFTIHRNYFKRKALPGSVAKLLTQLAVKYSMQMVDVEQAQEEFEMYSGLSSQIFDRSYVFEENEVRQEIEASLVGQQNAVDCLTNVIHTVKAKLNDPNKPLGSFLFIGPTGVGKTEAAKIVCQYLLGDAKKLMRFDMNEYIDEMALSRLVGDYYNPEGQLTGKIRYNPFGVVLFDEIEKAHPKIHDLLLQVLDDGRLTDALGRTVDFANTIIIMTSNIGASDVDNQLGFQTQKSTDDAIYRKAVENFFRPEFINRIDKTVIFNTLELEHILGIAKLQIQNLLSRDGFVRRTTILNISDEALEWVAQRGFNAKMGGRALKRQIEKDLTAFSAEQLIKTTSDQPLIFDIQLKDGSLYPKIEVLDFVQPLQGQFLPAIPTDTQLKRFYGSLVNDIERIEARLLELDIEDDYVIDMDGEDHLDWQYYDLKNQLAEKKEHANRMLLGFRSKYLDHIVSTSLRLKSAGTSSIIYKRDTTKIDKILLKEQLFQRSALEELRYVYQNAPEQFDKQQSIYLTDYFDVAFLTLKVDHLEREQLDKIEIRIQSAISNQGQEEIKYLERVYKAIFEELDISFQLIDHVFYAEGYGAQQLLRAEQGYHLFYRAHQNPLPICVTIRGTQENAPSEMFNSVIRLYDISLGEEHKASTITDLRTGYTNQAKITANEYKLFLYACLFFEKKQKKK, via the coding sequence ATGAGTCAAGTAACCGTAAATGTGCCCGTATTGGTGCAACAAATAGATGTCAATAATCAACAGCAATACCATATATCACCTGTGTTTTTTCCAAACCCTATTGCCGTCAATCGACGATACGAAGAAGCTGTTTCGCTATTTAAAAAAGAGGTTCGAGATCATTTTAAAGGTTTGAAAATAGGGAGGGCGAATGCAGATTACTTGTTGTGGTATATGTTTAGTCCTCAAATGACCCATAAAATTATTAAAATGGACTTCATTGCAGGCAAGCAGTCTGTTAAGGGAGCATTTAGTATTATTTATTTTAGATTACAAAACAAGGTATTTGTTTGCTTGCCAAGTTTTAATTCTTTTGTATTTGTATTGGAGGAAGACCAAGCCAGTTTTAAAGGAATTGCTGCACAAACTCAGTTAATGATAGAAAAACTCTTACGGGTTTATAAAAAAAATGCGGGGGTGGTGACCTTAGACATGGAAAGTTACTATGCCAGTAGTGGAGAGTTTGTGACGAGTTTAGAGTTTAAAGTTAACGCAGCACATAATAATTTTAGATTTGAACAGACGCCTGACGATTGGATGTTTGCTTTTTTTGGAGGGCAAGAAGATTTTGATGGTGCGGAGGAACTTGGCAAAGTTGGGGTCAATTTAAATGAATTGTATCCTGTGCATCTAAAACGGGCATGGGAGCGAGAAGAATTGGTGCAGCAGTTGTCTGGGATTATTTATCAACAGGAAAATACGCCGATTGTTTTAGTGGGCGAGGAAGGAGTTGGTAAACATAGCATAATTCACGAAATTGTATACCGTTTTTGTGAAGCTTGGGACAAACCAGATGCAGACAAAATGAGTCGTTTATGGCAAATAGACCCCACTCGTATTATTGCAGGAATGAGCGTGGTAGGGATGTGGCAAAAACGATTTGAAGCAATTTTGCAACATTTAAAAAATCGCCAAAAAGGAGGAGAAACCGACAAAATTTTGATTAGCAATGTGGTTGCTATGCTGCGTATCGGAAAATCTTCGCAGAACAGTATGACGCTTAGCGATGTGCTAAAACCTTATCTCGAAAAACGTTTGCTTCAAGTAGTTTTGGTGGCTACAGCCGAAGAATGGAAAATTATACAAGAAAAAGATCGTCGATTTACCGATTTGTTTCAAGTGATTAGAATCAATGAGCCTCAATTGGAAACGGCTGTGAAAATGATTCTTGAAAAGCGAAAACGCTTAGAGTTGCAGCATCAATGCACAATTTCTATTCCTGCTGTACGGCAATTGTTTACCATTCATCGAAATTATTTCAAACGCAAAGCTTTGCCTGGTTCAGTTGCTAAATTGTTGACGCAACTAGCCGTAAAGTACAGTATGCAGATGGTAGATGTTGAACAGGCACAGGAGGAGTTTGAAATGTATAGTGGTTTGAGCAGTCAAATTTTTGATAGGAGCTATGTTTTTGAAGAAAACGAGGTGCGGCAGGAGATTGAAGCTTCTTTGGTGGGGCAACAAAATGCAGTAGATTGCCTAACCAATGTAATTCATACGGTCAAAGCCAAATTAAATGACCCCAACAAACCCTTGGGTTCCTTTTTGTTTATTGGACCAACAGGAGTTGGTAAAACAGAAGCCGCAAAAATTGTCTGTCAGTATTTGTTGGGAGATGCTAAGAAACTGATGCGTTTTGATATGAATGAATATATTGATGAGATGGCATTGTCTCGTCTTGTTGGCGATTATTATAACCCAGAAGGGCAGTTGACTGGAAAAATTCGATACAACCCATTTGGAGTTGTTTTATTTGATGAAATAGAAAAAGCGCATCCTAAAATTCACGATTTATTGTTGCAAGTCTTAGACGATGGGCGTTTGACCGATGCCCTTGGAAGAACGGTTGATTTTGCAAATACAATCATTATCATGACGTCCAATATTGGTGCTTCAGATGTTGACAACCAATTGGGCTTTCAAACGCAAAAAAGCACAGATGATGCGATTTATAGAAAGGCAGTAGAAAACTTCTTCCGTCCTGAATTTATCAATAGAATTGACAAGACCGTTATTTTTAACACCCTAGAGTTAGAACATATTTTGGGAATCGCTAAGTTACAAATCCAAAACTTGTTGAGTCGAGATGGCTTTGTGCGGCGAACAACCATTTTGAACATTTCTGATGAAGCCTTAGAATGGGTCGCTCAACGTGGTTTTAACGCCAAAATGGGGGGAAGGGCATTAAAACGGCAGATAGAAAAAGACTTAACGGCTTTTTCGGCAGAACAATTGATCAAAACAACCTCTGATCAACCGCTTATTTTTGACATTCAGCTCAAAGATGGTAGTTTGTATCCCAAAATAGAGGTACTGGATTTTGTACAGCCTTTGCAAGGGCAATTTTTGCCAGCAATTCCAACAGATACGCAATTAAAGCGTTTTTATGGTTCTCTGGTCAATGACATAGAGCGGATAGAAGCACGATTGTTAGAATTGGATATCGAGGATGATTATGTCATTGATATGGATGGAGAAGATCACTTGGATTGGCAATATTATGATCTTAAAAATCAACTGGCAGAAAAAAAAGAACATGCCAATAGAATGCTTTTAGGTTTTCGCAGCAAGTACTTAGATCATATTGTGTCTACTTCATTGCGCCTCAAAAGTGCAGGAACAAGTAGTATTATCTATAAGCGAGATACAACAAAAATTGACAAAATTTTACTCAAAGAGCAATTGTTCCAAAGAAGTGCTTTAGAAGAGCTGAGATATGTTTACCAGAATGCACCAGAACAATTTGATAAGCAACAGTCCATTTATTTGACGGATTATTTTGATGTCGCTTTTTTAACATTAAAGGTAGATCATCTAGAACGAGAGCAATTGGATAAAATTGAAATTAGAATCCAATCTGCTATTAGCAACCAAGGTCAGGAAGAAATAAAGTATCTAGAGAGGGTTTATAAGGCTATTTTTGAGGAACTAGATATTTCGTTCCAATTAATTGATCATGTCTTTTATGCCGAGGGCTATGGGGCGCAACAATTGTTGCGAGCGGAACAAGGTTATCATTTGTTTTATCGTGCTCATCAAAATCCCTTGCCTATTTGTGTAACGATTCGAGGTACGCAAGAAAATGCTCCTTCAGAAATGTTCAATTCCGTTATTCGACTATACGATATTTCTTTGGGAGAGGAACACAAGGCTTCTACCATTACTGATTTGAGAACAGGATATACCAATCAGGCAAAGATCACAGCCAATGAATATAAGCTGTTTTTGTATGCTTGTTTGTTTTTTGAAAAAAAACAGAAAAAAAAATAA
- the fmt gene encoding methionyl-tRNA formyltransferase, with protein MKIVFMGTPDFAVPSLDILLKNGYDVVGVITATDKWGGRGNKKLLESDVKKYAVEKGLKILQPKNLKNPEFQAELRALNADLQIVVAFRMLPEAVWNMPPIGTMNLHGSLLPQYRGAAPINWAVINGEKETGVTTFLLQHEIDTGDLLFQAKTAIDENETTGELYDRLKMIGADLMLKSVQALEKGDYQLQAQDNSKVSHAPKIFHQDCNIDFNKTTEQVHNFVRGMSPYPTAWTTLDGEKLKVFRSSKEIIDHDKAVGTLFTDGKKFLKIATQDGFLNLLDVQLTKRKRMDIKSFLNGYSIQNDQVVFN; from the coding sequence ATGAAAATAGTTTTTATGGGAACGCCCGATTTTGCGGTTCCTTCTTTAGATATTTTATTAAAAAATGGCTACGATGTAGTTGGCGTTATTACTGCAACCGACAAATGGGGTGGACGTGGCAACAAAAAGCTCTTAGAATCGGATGTTAAGAAATATGCGGTTGAAAAAGGGTTAAAGATTTTGCAACCTAAAAATCTCAAAAATCCAGAATTTCAAGCTGAATTGCGTGCTTTAAATGCCGATTTGCAAATTGTGGTTGCTTTTCGCATGTTGCCAGAAGCGGTTTGGAATATGCCTCCCATTGGGACAATGAATTTACACGGTTCCTTATTACCTCAGTACCGTGGTGCTGCTCCTATCAATTGGGCGGTTATTAATGGCGAAAAAGAAACAGGTGTAACGACCTTTTTGTTGCAGCACGAAATTGATACGGGTGATTTATTATTTCAGGCAAAAACAGCCATTGATGAAAATGAAACAACAGGGGAGCTTTACGATCGCCTCAAAATGATTGGCGCAGATTTAATGCTTAAGAGTGTTCAAGCACTTGAAAAAGGAGACTATCAACTTCAAGCTCAAGACAATAGCAAAGTGAGTCATGCCCCTAAGATTTTTCATCAAGATTGCAATATTGATTTTAACAAAACAACCGAACAGGTGCACAACTTTGTTCGTGGCATGAGCCCCTATCCTACTGCTTGGACAACCTTGGATGGAGAAAAGCTAAAGGTCTTCCGTAGTTCAAAAGAGATTATTGACCATGACAAAGCAGTGGGAACGCTCTTTACGGATGGAAAAAAATTCTTAAAAATTGCTACTCAAGATGGTTTTTTAAACCTCTTGGATGTACAATTAACCAAACGAAAACGAATGGATATTAAAAGCTTTCTAAATGGCTATAGTATCCAAAACGATCAGGTAGTTTTTAATTAA
- the dapF gene encoding diaminopimelate epimerase, giving the protein MQIPFYKYQGTGNDFILIDNRDLILPNLSQAIIEQWCNRKFGIGADGLMLLQKKEGFDFEMVYYNSDGNLGSMCGNGGRCITAFAHFLGVLTTPKAYFYAADGPHHALLNGTDYVELKMGDVSSVAYSPNSIFLDTGSPHHIEFVQQINDIDVYNQGRAIRYNDHYRATGTNVNFVEVTQENQLTVATYERGVENETLSCGTGVTAAALAYHLEFSLNSPTHPINIQTKGGQLTVRFQYKDQQFYDIWLCGPAIQVFKGHIKL; this is encoded by the coding sequence ATGCAAATTCCATTTTATAAATATCAAGGAACAGGAAACGATTTTATTTTGATCGATAACCGAGATTTAATCCTTCCGAACCTCTCTCAAGCCATTATTGAACAATGGTGCAATCGCAAATTTGGCATTGGTGCAGATGGCTTAATGCTTTTGCAAAAAAAAGAAGGGTTTGATTTTGAAATGGTTTATTATAATTCGGATGGCAACTTGGGAAGTATGTGTGGTAATGGAGGGCGTTGCATTACGGCTTTTGCCCATTTTCTAGGTGTTCTAACGACACCCAAAGCTTATTTCTACGCTGCTGATGGTCCTCATCATGCGCTACTCAATGGAACAGATTATGTGGAGTTAAAAATGGGTGATGTATCTAGCGTTGCTTATAGTCCTAATTCTATTTTTCTAGACACAGGCTCTCCGCATCATATTGAATTTGTCCAACAAATTAACGATATTGACGTATACAATCAAGGAAGAGCAATTCGATATAATGATCATTATAGAGCAACAGGGACCAATGTTAATTTTGTAGAAGTAACCCAAGAAAATCAACTTACTGTAGCTACTTATGAAAGAGGAGTAGAAAACGAAACCCTTTCTTGTGGTACTGGCGTTACTGCTGCTGCCCTAGCTTATCATCTAGAATTTTCCCTAAACAGCCCCACCCACCCCATTAATATCCAAACAAAAGGGGGACAGCTAACTGTTCGTTTTCAATACAAAGATCAGCAATTTTATGACATTTGGCTTTGTGGTCCTGCCATCCAAGTTTTTAAAGGGCATATTAAATTATAA
- a CDS encoding Gfo/Idh/MocA family oxidoreductase produces the protein MLKIGVLGFGHLGKIHVKCIQMIDQYDLVGIYDVNPLVAKKAAETYDLPIFDSVEALIAAVDVVDIVTPTITHFELAKKVIAAGKHFFIEKPITHTLEEAQTLCALIQNQPIKAQVGHVERFNPALLAIEDKNIQPMFVEAHRLAMFNPRGTDVSVVLDLMIHDLDIILKLIPHPVRSVQASGVAIVSPSADIANARIEFDNGAIVNITASRISMKNMRKLRVFQSDAYLSLDFLNKKTEVVRIHEAIPAGKDNCMELDTSIGKRYIELDMPEARPNNAIKMELESFAQSILDNRPTKVALEDGLKALQLAYWIMDEIQKHQKRVAN, from the coding sequence ATGCTCAAAATAGGCGTCTTAGGATTCGGTCATTTAGGAAAAATTCATGTCAAATGCATCCAAATGATTGACCAATATGACTTGGTAGGCATTTATGATGTAAATCCATTGGTTGCTAAAAAAGCAGCAGAAACCTACGATTTACCCATTTTTGATTCCGTAGAAGCCTTAATTGCTGCGGTGGATGTAGTCGATATTGTAACGCCTACCATCACTCATTTTGAATTGGCAAAAAAAGTTATTGCTGCGGGTAAGCACTTCTTTATTGAAAAGCCTATTACGCATACGTTAGAAGAAGCACAGACACTTTGCGCCCTTATCCAAAACCAACCCATCAAAGCTCAAGTTGGACATGTAGAACGCTTTAATCCTGCCTTATTGGCTATTGAAGATAAAAACATCCAACCCATGTTTGTAGAAGCGCATCGCTTGGCGATGTTTAATCCTCGTGGAACAGATGTTTCTGTAGTGCTAGACCTAATGATCCACGATCTGGATATTATCCTAAAACTAATTCCACACCCTGTGCGTTCTGTTCAGGCTAGTGGTGTCGCTATTGTCAGCCCTTCTGCCGATATTGCTAATGCTCGAATTGAATTTGACAATGGTGCAATTGTTAACATTACAGCCAGTCGAATTTCGATGAAAAATATGCGCAAACTTCGGGTTTTTCAATCGGATGCTTACTTAAGCTTGGATTTTCTAAATAAAAAGACGGAAGTCGTTCGCATTCACGAAGCAATTCCCGCAGGCAAAGACAACTGTATGGAATTGGACACTAGCATTGGCAAACGCTATATCGAATTGGATATGCCAGAGGCTAGACCCAACAATGCGATCAAGATGGAATTGGAATCTTTTGCGCAAAGTATCCTTGACAATCGCCCAACCAAGGTTGCCTTGGAAGATGGTTTAAAAGCTTTGCAGTTAGCTTATTGGATTATGGATGAAATCCAAAAGCATCAAAAAAGGGTCGCCAATTAG
- a CDS encoding D-arabinono-1,4-lactone oxidase, whose product MKEAFKKSLNIEESKASDQAAIEQLLKAIQDHPSTEEEINQQAELVEPELDPDEFITNYVAPRGIIPNFTDTYIRRNKKVQNAVKTWSYKASYYLYPKSLKGLISCIQEAEKHGKKIRAIGSKHSFSNVVACEDWFVDLSLAHPYKGRNKQQHNSTVRKVDQTATRLLQTGLDRSYHFDVPGGLKIHMLNQILCPDKPNWEPYFPASPKRLFNMGGGDVQAFAGAFSTGTHGTGGKYTTYHDTIRSLLLVASGGKAYRLEPTNGITNPQKHQDYYALHPDKPKVELLQDDNKFYAALNNMGCFGIIYSCIIEITDMAILQKVETFKTSGWTPSFKATINEQILPEDIEQEAFFSIEMNPYTVGNNPYPSLLTKRSKPVQALPTNPHARGRNVWPALFTNWGLAVDLLRIIATTGKYPKRRIVETALRALDDKRGEHETNLAYKIWNAGTGRTASIGTAIEMAFPVEQITAVVDKVIQVLSVEGQKGRAYYLNAPMAIRFARPSEAFLAINYHTYKGKKVKLWAYLEILRVHGTDQQSKKQELELFQYLQDMLLILGGRPHWGLNFGFPFTQSIIKELYPEADKWYDAFHFFNASRVFDNAFSKQLGL is encoded by the coding sequence ATGAAAGAAGCATTCAAAAAAAGCCTAAACATTGAAGAATCCAAAGCTTCTGATCAAGCTGCTATTGAACAATTATTAAAAGCTATACAAGATCATCCCTCTACCGAAGAAGAAATCAATCAACAGGCAGAATTAGTAGAACCCGAACTGGATCCCGATGAATTTATTACCAATTATGTAGCCCCTAGAGGCATAATCCCCAATTTTACAGACACCTATATTCGACGCAATAAAAAGGTACAAAATGCTGTAAAAACTTGGTCTTATAAAGCCTCTTATTATCTCTACCCCAAATCCTTAAAAGGGCTCATTTCTTGTATTCAAGAAGCAGAGAAGCATGGTAAAAAAATTCGAGCAATCGGTTCTAAACATTCCTTTTCTAATGTGGTTGCCTGTGAAGATTGGTTTGTAGATTTATCTTTAGCACATCCCTACAAAGGGCGCAATAAACAACAACACAACTCTACGGTTCGAAAGGTTGACCAAACGGCAACTAGATTGCTTCAAACAGGGTTAGACAGAAGCTATCATTTTGATGTTCCTGGAGGTCTAAAAATTCACATGCTCAATCAAATCTTGTGCCCAGACAAACCCAATTGGGAGCCTTATTTCCCTGCTTCTCCCAAACGCCTTTTTAATATGGGAGGGGGCGATGTTCAGGCTTTTGCAGGAGCTTTTTCTACAGGAACACATGGTACAGGAGGAAAATACACCACTTATCACGATACCATACGTTCCTTGCTCTTGGTCGCCTCTGGTGGCAAAGCCTATCGTTTGGAACCCACAAATGGCATTACCAACCCACAAAAGCATCAAGATTATTATGCACTTCATCCCGATAAGCCCAAGGTTGAATTGCTGCAAGATGATAACAAGTTTTATGCAGCACTGAATAATATGGGTTGCTTTGGAATTATCTATTCTTGTATTATTGAAATCACAGATATGGCAATTCTCCAAAAAGTAGAAACCTTCAAAACAAGTGGATGGACGCCAAGTTTTAAAGCAACCATCAATGAGCAAATATTGCCTGAAGATATTGAACAGGAAGCGTTCTTTAGTATCGAAATGAATCCTTATACGGTAGGTAATAACCCCTATCCTTCCCTATTGACCAAACGATCCAAACCCGTACAAGCCCTTCCAACCAACCCTCATGCTCGTGGTCGAAATGTTTGGCCTGCATTATTCACCAATTGGGGATTGGCTGTTGATTTATTGCGTATTATTGCAACAACTGGTAAATACCCCAAACGCAGAATTGTAGAAACAGCCTTAAGAGCCTTGGATGACAAAAGAGGGGAACATGAAACCAATCTTGCTTATAAAATATGGAATGCTGGAACGGGCAGAACGGCAAGTATTGGTACAGCCATTGAAATGGCCTTTCCTGTTGAACAAATCACAGCGGTAGTGGACAAGGTGATTCAAGTCTTAAGCGTAGAGGGACAAAAAGGGCGTGCCTATTATCTTAATGCTCCTATGGCCATTCGATTTGCTCGCCCCTCAGAGGCTTTTTTGGCAATTAATTACCATACCTACAAAGGCAAAAAGGTCAAACTTTGGGCTTATTTGGAAATATTGAGGGTACATGGAACCGATCAACAATCGAAAAAACAGGAATTGGAATTGTTCCAATATTTACAGGATATGCTGTTGATTTTGGGCGGTCGCCCCCATTGGGGACTCAATTTTGGTTTTCCTTTTACCCAATCCATTATCAAGGAATTATATCCTGAAGCCGATAAATGGTATGATGCCTTTCATTTTTTTAATGCTTCTAGGGTTTTTGACAATGCTTTTTCTAAGCAGTTGGGGCTCTGA
- the rpe gene encoding ribulose-phosphate 3-epimerase translates to MKHLIAPSILAADFANMGRDIQMLHESNADWVHVDVMDGRFVPNISFGFPVLKAIKPLTDKVMDCHLMIVEPEKYVEAFAAAGADIITIHYEATNHLHRAMQQIKATGAKAGVALNPHTRVDLLFDILEEIDLVCLMSVNPGFGGQKFIYSTLQKVRDLKAEIERRNLTTKIEIDGGVGLQNAEVLLQAGADVLVAGSAVFKADNPKDMIDKLKQVGAEKVI, encoded by the coding sequence ATGAAACACTTAATAGCTCCTTCTATTTTAGCTGCCGATTTTGCCAATATGGGCAGAGACATTCAAATGCTACACGAAAGTAATGCCGATTGGGTGCATGTAGATGTTATGGATGGTCGTTTTGTTCCCAATATTTCGTTTGGCTTTCCTGTCTTGAAGGCGATTAAGCCATTAACGGACAAAGTTATGGATTGCCATCTAATGATTGTTGAACCAGAAAAGTATGTTGAAGCATTTGCTGCTGCTGGTGCGGATATTATTACCATTCATTATGAGGCTACCAATCACCTACACAGAGCCATGCAACAAATCAAAGCAACAGGGGCAAAAGCCGGAGTTGCTCTAAATCCGCATACTCGTGTTGATTTATTGTTTGATATTTTGGAAGAGATTGATTTGGTTTGTTTGATGTCGGTTAACCCTGGATTTGGAGGGCAAAAATTCATCTATTCTACCTTGCAAAAAGTTCGTGACCTAAAAGCAGAAATTGAACGCCGTAACCTAACAACGAAAATCGAAATTGACGGTGGGGTTGGCTTGCAAAATGCCGAAGTTTTGTTACAGGCTGGTGCGGATGTCTTGGTAGCAGGATCTGCCGTTTTTAAAGCGGACAATCCCAAAGATATGATTGATAAATTAAAACAGGTTGGCGCTGAGAAAGTAATTTAA